The genomic interval ACTTCAACGCGCGGCTCGCCGATCGCGGCATCGCGCCGATCTCCAAGGGCGCGTTTTCGCGCTATTCGGTGAAGAAGGCCCGCCAGTGGCGCGACTACGACGAGCGGCTGCGCCTGTCGCGGGATCTTGTTGAAAGCATGGGCGCGGACGGCGCCGACAAGATGACGGTGGCCGTGGCCGAGCGGCTCAAGATGGCGGTGGACGGACTGCTGGCCGAGGGCAACCTGTCGCCAAAGGAGGTCGCCCAGCTCGCCAACGCCAACCGGGCGGCGGTGACGGCGCAGCGCCACGCCATGGAGATCCGCCGCTCTCTGGAGGAGGAACAGCGCCAGAAGCTCGCCGAGGTCGCCCGCGAGGTCGCCGAGGTCGGCAGGCAGGCCGGGATCTCGGCCGAGACCATGGCGGAGATCAACCGCCGGATCACCGGAGGGGTGTGAATGGGCCGCGCGCTTGTCATCCCGACGAACCAGGAGGCGATCTTCCTTCCCTACCAGGCGCGCTGGGTCTACGACATGTCGCGGCTGAAGCTGATGG from Polymorphum gilvum SL003B-26A1 carries:
- a CDS encoding DUF3486 family protein; protein product: MNTEGRGRLSSLEMLPEEADADLLWLNDELRAAKRPQTAILADFNARLADRGIAPISKGAFSRYSVKKARQWRDYDERLRLSRDLVESMGADGADKMTVAVAERLKMAVDGLLAEGNLSPKEVAQLANANRAAVTAQRHAMEIRRSLEEEQRQKLAEVAREVAEVGRQAGISAETMAEINRRITGGV